Proteins from one Rosa chinensis cultivar Old Blush chromosome 7, RchiOBHm-V2, whole genome shotgun sequence genomic window:
- the LOC112175808 gene encoding probable cytochrome c oxidase subunit 5C-1 has product MAGHKIAHATLKGPNIVKEKTIGLVLGLATGGLWKMHHWNEQRKLRTFYNLLENDEISVVAEE; this is encoded by the coding sequence ATGGCTGGTCACAAGATTGCTCATGCCACATTGAAAGGACCAAACATTGTTAAGGAGAAAACCATCGGGCTGGTGCTTGGTTTGGCTACTGGAGGCCTTTGGAAAATGCATCACTGGAATGAGCAGAGGAAATTAAGGACATTTTATAACTTGCTGGAGAACGATGAAATCAGTGTTGTGGCCGAAGAATAG